AATGGCCGTCGTCGTCGCCGAACTCCTCGCTGAGTAGGGCTTTGTTTACGTCCTCTTCGAGAATGACGGCTTTTGCCTTTATGTCCAGCATATTCTTAACGTCTGGTGGTTCGGTGTTCCAGGTAGAGGGCGGAGTAAACTCAACATCCACAGCTTCAACAGTCAAGTGGTCGATCCTCACACCACCAATGTCGCAACCTATTAGGTCCAAGTATAAATGTCCAACCTTGCCCTCTCCGTCCGGTTCATGGTTTAGGATCAATTCCATTTTCTCCGGTTTCAGACCTTCTATGAAAGCCTCATAAAGTTTACGAGATGGAGGAGAGGATTCATCTTGAGCCCTTGCATGGGGAGGAAAGGCAAAAGCTACTAGTATTATCATGGTGACCAATATGCTAAAGGTTTTCCTTATACTGTTCATTCTCCATCTCTCCAATTTGCAGATTTATATTAATCTTGCACTGATAACCTGCGGAACGTGCTTGCCAGATCCATTAGCTTGTTGCCTTCCACACGGTTCAATATTATACGGTCTTGAGGTTTTGCCCCTATGGATTCGTAAAAAGCCCGGGCCTTTGTGTTCCAGGTAAGGACGCACCATTCCAGGCGGCCACCGCCTATCTGCAGGGCAAGATGGGCAAGGTAGGACAGAAGGATAGTGCCTACTCCTTTACCCCTGTGGGAGGGTTTTACGTACAGGTCTTCAAGGTACACTCCAGGTTTTCCCTCGAACGTGGAGAAGTTGAAAAAGTAAAGGGCAAAAGCTATAGGTTCATCATTTACGCATCCAAAGATGACTCGTGCTTTGGGGTTTTCCCCGAACAGATGTTCTGCAAGCAAATCTTCATTGGCTTTTACCTCATGAAGTAAACCCTCATGTTCGGCAAGCTCCTTGATGAACTGCAATATTATCGGGATGTCCTCTTCGGTAGCCTCTTTGATATGAAGGTCCTTTACCTGGGCTATTGTTTTTTTCAAGCTAAATTTCCTCCTTAAAACAACTTCTATTATAAAGAAGAACCAACAAGCCGTCAGCGAAGAAATTTGCCCGGCCTCTTAGAATATTCGTTCTCCCAGGGGAACAGGCCTTTCTGGCTTCAAGAATACTACATTGCCCTCTTGATCCTTTGCGCCCAGGACCAATACCTCGGACTTGAAACCGGCTATTCTCTTTGGAGGGAAGTTGACTACGCATATTACAAGCTGATTCACCAAATCTTCCGGGGTATAGTTGTCGCAGTATTGGCCTGAGCTCTGCCGTATGCCCAGCTCCTCTCCCAGGTCTATCCACATCTTGTAGGAGGGCTTTCGTGCCTTTTCGTTCCTCTCCACTTTGATTATTTTGCCCACGCGCATGTCCACTTTTTCGAAGTCTTCATAAGTAAGCACCGTTTCTTCTCCTTCCTCTTGCTCTTGGCTGCACAGGGACGTTATCCCTTTACACACAATATTATAAACATAAATAAACTTAAAGGGCATAAGTCTAAAAGGGCCCCCCATGATAAACTAGGGCCATGGTGGAGAGAAGGATACCCCTTGAAGGGGACACAGCGTTGAGGAAGAGAGCCCAAGAACTTTTGAAGGCTTCTGAAACAAGCGATGAAGTAAGGATGAAATGGCTGGCTCTTGCCGAGGAGGCGGCCAGGGAGGGTGATTATTTGCTATCTGAGTACGCGTACAAAAAGGCCTTGAGGCTGAGGGTGCTATGGTGAAGTCTGCACCCGATGAGCAAAGTTCCTACAGTGCCGTAAAGGGAAGCCCTACGAGAGCTTTTTTTCTGGAAAGGCTTAATCGATTCGTGGTCCTCTGCAGGGTAGGCACAGATGTGGTAAAAGCTCACCTTCCAAACCCTGGTAGATTGTGGGAGCTTCTTTACAAGGATGCCGAGCTTGTTTTAGAGAGAACCAGCGCTTCAGGTAGGGCTACCGATTACACGGTCGTGGCGGTAAGGACGGAAAGAGGCCCTGTAATGCTCCATACCCACAGGGTGAACAGTGCAGTTGCTTGGCTTTTGGCGAGAGGAAAACTTATCGGATTTGAGGATTACAAACTTAAGGGAAGGGAAGTTACCCATGGACAGCACAGGTTCGACTTGCTGTTAAGCGGTCCCGAAGGGGAGATTCTCGTGGAGGTTAAGTCTTGTACCCTCTTTGGCGAGCTTCTGGCCATGTTTCCCGACGCGCCGTCGAAGCGCGCGGTAAATCACGTAAGACACCTAGGAGAACTCGCCAGGCAGGGTGTAAAGACCGCCGTAATTTTCGCAGTTCAAACACCCCATCCCAAGTTTTTCCTGCCGGACTTTCATACCGATTACGATTTTGCGAGGACTGTCCTTGCAGAAAAGGAGCATGTGGAGTTTCTTCCGATCTCTTTGGAGTGGGGAGCAGAGGATCTTAAGTTGAAGGAGCGCTCCAACAGGATTGAAATCCCCTGGGGGGTGTTGGAGCAGGAGTGCGTGGACGCCGGAAGTTATGTTTCCATATTTGAGATTAAAGACCCCAAAGCCCCCCTGGGGGATGGCTTTTATTGCGTAGTTGAAAGGGCACCGAAAGATCTTACGGCATCCATGGCAAGGGTTACAAGAAAGACTCTCATGCCTCACCCAACTTTAAACGCAATAAAGGAAGACCTAAGCCTCGTGGGGGTTTTACCCATAAGGGCCAACGAGGACATGGCGTCGCTGCAAGACGACCTGGCTGCAGTTAGTCCTTTGACTGCAGATGGGCTTTTTTATTTTCCCCATAATCCTTTAAGGCAGAAGGCTTTCATAGATGTTCTACTTAAGTATAGGATTGGGCGCCTGGAACAAAAGCTTCTAAATGAATACCCTGGGGGGCTTGACGGTCCTAAAAAGTGTGGTAATATATGCACATGATTTGTTATAACGATAACAAAAATTACGAGCGTAAAGTGGAAATCTT
The DNA window shown above is from Thermovirga lienii DSM 17291 and carries:
- a CDS encoding sugar fermentation stimulation protein (PFAM: Sugar fermentation stimulation protein~TIGRFAM: sugar fermentation stimulation protein~COGs: COG1489 DNA-binding protein stimulates sugar fermentation~InterPro IPR005224~KEGG: hmo:HM1_3020 sugar fermentation stimulation protein~PFAM: sugar fermentation stimulation protein~SPTR: Sugar fermentation stimulation protein;~TIGRFAM: sugar fermentation stimulation protein), whose translation is MVKSAPDEQSSYSAVKGSPTRAFFLERLNRFVVLCRVGTDVVKAHLPNPGRLWELLYKDAELVLERTSASGRATDYTVVAVRTERGPVMLHTHRVNSAVAWLLARGKLIGFEDYKLKGREVTHGQHRFDLLLSGPEGEILVEVKSCTLFGELLAMFPDAPSKRAVNHVRHLGELARQGVKTAVIFAVQTPHPKFFLPDFHTDYDFARTVLAEKEHVEFLPISLEWGAEDLKLKERSNRIEIPWGVLEQECVDAGSYVSIFEIKDPKAPLGDGFYCVVERAPKDLTASMARVTRKTLMPHPTLNAIKEDLSLVGVLPIRANEDMASLQDDLAAVSPLTADGLFYFPHNPLRQKAFIDVLLKYRIGRLEQKLLNEYPGGLDGPKKCGNICT
- a CDS encoding hypothetical protein (KEGG: aco:Amico_0345 hypothetical protein~SPTR: Putative uncharacterized protein), with the protein product MNSIRKTFSILVTMIILVAFAFPPHARAQDESSPPSRKLYEAFIEGLKPEKMELILNHEPDGEGKVGHLYLDLIGCDIGGVRIDHLTVEAVDVEFTPPSTWNTEPPDVKNMLDIKAKAVILEEDVNKALLSEEFGDDDGHWHDLLLDFRDGGLYVRGYYLTKFLFRLDILIELEGRFEIRKGKELWLADYVMRVNKVDLPKSITDRAISQIQPVIDLNEFVFPLVLDKVEQKDDRVVLASRILPKPFEGIRYTYEKPKQLD
- a CDS encoding export-related chaperone CsaA (PFAM: Putative tRNA binding domain~TIGRFAM: methionyl-tRNA synthetase C-terminal region/beta chain; export-related chaperone CsaA~COGs: COG0073 EMAP domain~InterPro IPR002547: IPR008231~KEGG: bha:BH1785 chaperonin involved in protein secretion~PFAM: t-RNA-binding domain-containing protein~SPTR: CsaA protein;~TIGRFAM: export-related chaperone CsaA), producing MLTYEDFEKVDMRVGKIIKVERNEKARKPSYKMWIDLGEELGIRQSSGQYCDNYTPEDLVNQLVICVVNFPPKRIAGFKSEVLVLGAKDQEGNVVFLKPERPVPLGERIF
- a CDS encoding GCN5-related N-acetyltransferase (PFAM: Acetyltransferase (GNAT) family~InterPro IPR000182~KEGG: lpa:lpa_01688 hypothetical protein~PFAM: GCN5-related N-acetyltransferase~SPTR: Putative uncharacterized protein) gives rise to the protein MKKTIAQVKDLHIKEATEEDIPIILQFIKELAEHEGLLHEVKANEDLLAEHLFGENPKARVIFGCVNDEPIAFALYFFNFSTFEGKPGVYLEDLYVKPSHRGKGVGTILLSYLAHLALQIGGGRLEWCVLTWNTKARAFYESIGAKPQDRIILNRVEGNKLMDLASTFRRLSVQD
- a CDS encoding hypothetical protein (KEGG: shn:Shewana3_3661 TPR repeat-containing protein~SPTR: Tetratricopeptide TPR_2 repeat protein) — protein: MERRIPLEGDTALRKRAQELLKASETSDEVRMKWLALAEEAAREGDYLLSEYAYKKALRLRVLW